In Brachybacterium fresconis, the genomic stretch ACCATTCGCGCAACGAGGTGCTCTGCTCGAGGTGATGCGCCTCGAGCGCGGACCAGGCGTCGGTGGTCGTCGGGTCGACGGGAGCGGTGGAGGAGTTCGGAGCAGTCATACGGCCATTGTGGCCCTCCGGGTGCACGGCGGCCACTCGGTCCGCCGGCACCTGGTGATCGAAACGTGACCCGCTGTTGCGCGTTCTGAGCGGCGCGACGGTGCAGACTGGCCCTACGATCATGGCGCACCCGCAACCCGGGTGCCCTTTATTGCACCCACAGGAGAACCCCAATGGCGATTTCGCGACGATCAATGATGCTCGGCTCCGCGGCGGGCGGCGTCTCCGCACTGGCACTGGCGGCGTGCGGCAACGGCGGCGACGGCGGCGGTGACGGCGGCAGCGACGGCGGCGGTGGTGGCGGTGGCAACCCGATCCTGGCCAACGGCACCGAACCGCAGAACCCCCTGGTCCCGACCAACACCAACGAGGTCGGCGGCGGGCGCATCGTCCAGAACATCTTCGCCGGCCTGGTCTCCTACGACGCCGAGGGCACCCAGCACAACGAGGTCGCGGCGTCCATCGACACCGAGGACAGCCAGACCTACACGATCACCCTCAACGAGGGATGGACCTTCACCGACGGCAGCGACGTGACCGCCCAGAGCTTCGTCGACGCGTGGAACTACGGCGCCAACGCCTCCAACGCCCAGCTGTCCGGATACTTCTTCGAGCCGATCGAGGGCTATGAGGACCTGCAGGGCGAGGACGTCGCCGCCGACGCCACGCTCACCGGTCTGACCGCCGACGACGATCTCACGCTCACCGTCAAGCTGGTCTCGCCGCAGGCCGACTTCCCCATCCGCCTGGGCTACACGGCCTTCTCGCCCCTGCCGAAGGTCTTCTTCGACGACCCGGAGGCCTTCGGGGAGATGCCGATCGGCAACGGTCCGTACACGCTGACCTCCTGGGAGCACGAGGTCTCCGCCGAGCTCGCGGTGAACCCGGACTACGCCGGCAACCGCAAGCCCGCCAACGGCGGCGTGCGCTTCACCTTCTACCAGGACTTCGAGACCGCGTACAACGACCTGCTGTCGGCGGGCGTCGACGTCATCGACAACATCCCGGCCAGCGCGCTGACCACCTTCGAGGACGAGCTCGGCGAGCGCGCCATCAACCAGCCGGCCGCCGTCTTCCAGTCCTTCACCATCCACATGGAGGACCCCAACTTCACCGGTGAGGCCGGCAATCTGCGCCGCCAGGCGCTGTCGATGGCGATCGATCGTCAGACGATCTGCGACGCCATCTTCCAGGGCACCTCCTCCCCGGCCACGGACTTCTCCTCCCCGGTTGTCAACGGCTACTCGGATTCGATCCCGGGCAGCGAGGTCCTGCAGTTCGACGCGAAGAAGGCCAAGCAGCTCTGGGACGAGGCCGAGGGCATGCAGCCCTTCGAGGGCCCGTTCACCCTCGCCTACAACGCCGACGGCGACCATGCCGCCTGGGTCGACGCCGTGACCAACCAGCTGCTGAACAATCTCGGCATCGAGGCCACCGGCAAGTCGTACCCGACCTTCTCGGCCCTGCGCGACGAGGTCCTGAACCGCACGATCACCGGTGCCTTCCGCTCCGGCTGGCAGGCGGACTACCCCTCCGTGTTCAACTTCCTCGGCCCGCTGTACGGCTCGGCCGCGGCGGAGGGGCGCGGCTCCAACGACGGCGACTACATGAACGACGAGTTCGACCAGCTGCTGGCCGAGGGTCTCGCGGCCACCGACGAGGAGGCCGCGTTCGCGAAGGCACAGGCGGCAGAGGAGCTGCTGTTCCGCGACCTCCCGGCGATCCCGCTGTGGAACGACAACGTCACCGGCGGCTCCGCGGAGACCGTCGAGAACGTCACGTTCGGCTGGGACAGCCAGCCGCAGTACCACGAGATCACCAAGACGGCCTGACCAGGACGTCATACCTCGCCGGAGCGGGGGTGCGGTACGACACCGCGCCCCCGCTCCGTGCCGGGACCGCCCGGGACGCCCCGGAGTCTGAGAGCGTCGTTCGCGCTCCTCCGCACTAGGGTGACCCGGAATACCCCCCGCGCGCCGCACGGCACACTCCGTCCCGGCGCGCCCGAACCACGCAAAGGTGCAACGCATGGCCTGGTATGTCATCCGGCGCGTGCTGCAGATGATCCCCGTCTTCTTCGGCGCGACGTTCCTGGTGTACTTCCTGGTGTTCTCGATGCCCGGAGACCCCATCGCGGCGCTCGGCGGCAACAAGCCGCTCTCGCCCGCGGTGCAGGATCGTCTCCGCGCGGAGTACAACCTCGACGAACCACTGCTCACCCAGTACTTCCTCTACCTGCAGGGACTGGTCCAGGGCGACTTCGGCACGACCTTCGCCGGTCGACCCGTCATCGACGACATCCGCAGCGCCTTCCCGGTGACCGCGCGGCTCGCGGTCATCGCGATCATCTTCGAAGCGGTGCTCGGCATCCTCGGCGGCGTCGTATCCGGACTGCGCAAGGGCACCTGGATCGATACGACGCTGCTGGTCACCTCCATCCTGGTGATCGCCGTCCCGACCTTCGTGATCGGCTTCGTCGCCCAGTTCGTCTTCGGGGTGAAGCTGGGATGGGTGACGATCAACGTCGGCGCGGATGTCACCTGGGGGACGCTGCTGCTGCCCGGCATGGTGCTGGGCGCGGTCAGCTTCGCCTACGTGCTGCGCCTGACGCGCACCCAGATCACCGAGACGATGACCGCCGACCACGTCCGCACGGCCACGGCCAAGGGCCTCTCCCGCCCCCGCGTGATCAACGTCCACATCCTGCGCAACTCGCTGATCCCCGTCATCACCTTCCTCGGCGTCGACCTGGGGCAGCTGATGGGCGGCGCGATCGTGACGGAGGGGATCTTCAACATTCCCGGACTCGGCTTCCACCTCTTCGACGCGATCCAGCGCGGGGAGAGCACGAAGATGGTCTCGATGGTGACGCTGCTGGTCATCATCTTCATCGTCTCGAACCTGATCATCGATCTGCTGTATGCACTTCTCGACCCGAGGATCCGCTATGACGCACGCACGTGACACCAGCGGCGCCACGGTGCGCCGCGGCCAGGAGCACTTCGTCGCTCCGGTCGACGAGACCCCGCTCCTCGCGGTCGACACTCTCAACACCGACGTCAAGCCGCGCTCCCTCTGGTCGCAGGCCTGGCGCGATCTGCGGCGCAATCCGCTGTTCATCGTCTCGGCGATCCTCATCGCCATGGTGGTGACCGTCGCCGTCTTCCCCCGCCTGTTCACCGACTTGGATCCGTACTCCCAGGGCGCCTGCAACCTGGCCGACAACTACGGCGATCCGGAGCCCGGGCATCCCTTCGGGTTCGACCGGCAGGGCTGCGACGTGTACTCCCGCGTCATCTTCGGTGCGCGCCCCTCGGTCATCGTCGGCGTGGTCACCACGATCGGCGTGTTCGTCCTGGGCGGGCTGATCGGATCCGTGGCCGGCTGGTTCGGCGGGTGGATCGACGCGATCCTCTCCCGCCTGACGGACATCTTCTTCGCGATCCCGCTGATCCTGGCCGCGATCGTCGTCGGCCAGCTCTTCGAGCTCAACGCCATCACGCTGGCGCTGATCCTGGTCGCGTTCGGCTGGACCGCGATCGCCCGCATCGCCCGCGGCAGCGTCATGAGCGTGATGAACTCCGAATTCATCGCCGCCTCCAAGGCGTTGGGGGCCACGTCCATGCAGAATCTGTTCCGCCACGTCGTGCCCAACGCGATCGCGCCGGTGATCGTCACCGCGATGGTGAACCTGGGCGTCTACATCGTCCTCGAGGCGACCCTGTCCTTCCTGGGCGTCGGACTCCCGGCCTCCACCATCTCGTGGGGCACGGACATCTCGACCGCGCAGGGCGCGCTGAGAGTCCGCCCCGAACTGCTGTTCTACCCCTCCGGAGCCCTCGCCATCACGATCCTCAGCTTCATCATGCTGGGAGATGCCGTGCGTGACGCCCTCGACCCGAAGACGAAGAAGCGATGAGCTACGATCCGAACTTCCCGCACACCGACGGCGAGCCCGTCGACGAGCACCGCACCTCGCCGGTCGAGCCGCAGACAGCGGACGACGAGGCGGCCGCGGAGGTGGACCTCGACACGATCCACCCCGCCGAGGGCGGCGCCGCCGGCGCGGTCCACGAGTGGGCCCAGGACCGTCCCTTGCTCGAGATCAGCGACCTCGACATCACCTTCACGACCTCCGGCGGCGACGTGCCGGCGGTTCGCGGTGCGAACCTGACCGTGTATGCCGGTCAGACCGTGGCGATCGTCGGGGAGTCCGGCTCCGGCAAGACCACCACCGCGATGGCCGTCGCGGGCCTGTTGGCCTCCAACGGCCGCGTCAGCTCGGGGAGCA encodes the following:
- a CDS encoding ABC transporter permease, which gives rise to MAWYVIRRVLQMIPVFFGATFLVYFLVFSMPGDPIAALGGNKPLSPAVQDRLRAEYNLDEPLLTQYFLYLQGLVQGDFGTTFAGRPVIDDIRSAFPVTARLAVIAIIFEAVLGILGGVVSGLRKGTWIDTTLLVTSILVIAVPTFVIGFVAQFVFGVKLGWVTINVGADVTWGTLLLPGMVLGAVSFAYVLRLTRTQITETMTADHVRTATAKGLSRPRVINVHILRNSLIPVITFLGVDLGQLMGGAIVTEGIFNIPGLGFHLFDAIQRGESTKMVSMVTLLVIIFIVSNLIIDLLYALLDPRIRYDART
- a CDS encoding peptide ABC transporter substrate-binding protein, whose amino-acid sequence is MAISRRSMMLGSAAGGVSALALAACGNGGDGGGDGGSDGGGGGGGNPILANGTEPQNPLVPTNTNEVGGGRIVQNIFAGLVSYDAEGTQHNEVAASIDTEDSQTYTITLNEGWTFTDGSDVTAQSFVDAWNYGANASNAQLSGYFFEPIEGYEDLQGEDVAADATLTGLTADDDLTLTVKLVSPQADFPIRLGYTAFSPLPKVFFDDPEAFGEMPIGNGPYTLTSWEHEVSAELAVNPDYAGNRKPANGGVRFTFYQDFETAYNDLLSAGVDVIDNIPASALTTFEDELGERAINQPAAVFQSFTIHMEDPNFTGEAGNLRRQALSMAIDRQTICDAIFQGTSSPATDFSSPVVNGYSDSIPGSEVLQFDAKKAKQLWDEAEGMQPFEGPFTLAYNADGDHAAWVDAVTNQLLNNLGIEATGKSYPTFSALRDEVLNRTITGAFRSGWQADYPSVFNFLGPLYGSAAAEGRGSNDGDYMNDEFDQLLAEGLAATDEEAAFAKAQAAEELLFRDLPAIPLWNDNVTGGSAETVENVTFGWDSQPQYHEITKTA
- a CDS encoding ABC transporter permease, whose protein sequence is MTHARDTSGATVRRGQEHFVAPVDETPLLAVDTLNTDVKPRSLWSQAWRDLRRNPLFIVSAILIAMVVTVAVFPRLFTDLDPYSQGACNLADNYGDPEPGHPFGFDRQGCDVYSRVIFGARPSVIVGVVTTIGVFVLGGLIGSVAGWFGGWIDAILSRLTDIFFAIPLILAAIVVGQLFELNAITLALILVAFGWTAIARIARGSVMSVMNSEFIAASKALGATSMQNLFRHVVPNAIAPVIVTAMVNLGVYIVLEATLSFLGVGLPASTISWGTDISTAQGALRVRPELLFYPSGALAITILSFIMLGDAVRDALDPKTKKR